The Marinobacter sp. ANT_B65 genome has a segment encoding these proteins:
- a CDS encoding LysR family transcriptional regulator, translated as MDIRQLQFLCALDQHRHFGHAAEACHVTQPTLSMRLKNLEEELGVTLIRRRQRFEGFTEEGERLLNWAHQSVAAFEGMKTEAQRLQGELVGTLRIGMVPLSHVELMPSLQQLHKDSPHVRLQLHALSSQQIIAGLEANQLDIGLTYLAQADMAGYRVWPLGTPQVGLLYHPDYFTPESTHTPDGNRLSWEALTTLPLGLLSDSMRFRQGLEHSAKLKGMELSPVLESDSVEHLLEGTSNGLCCTLVPLPAPRSASATGLRTVAMEDTLPQSTLALVCQNSQYSNNPLVQALIQRMTCNN; from the coding sequence ATGGATATCCGCCAGCTGCAGTTCCTTTGCGCCCTTGACCAGCACCGGCATTTTGGCCATGCCGCCGAAGCCTGCCATGTCACCCAGCCCACCCTGTCCATGCGACTGAAGAATCTGGAAGAGGAACTGGGAGTCACACTGATTCGGCGGCGCCAGCGCTTTGAGGGTTTTACCGAAGAAGGAGAGCGCCTGCTCAACTGGGCTCACCAGTCGGTCGCCGCCTTTGAGGGTATGAAAACCGAGGCGCAGCGTTTGCAGGGGGAACTGGTGGGCACACTGCGTATTGGCATGGTGCCCCTCAGCCACGTGGAACTTATGCCCTCCCTGCAACAGCTGCACAAGGACTCCCCCCACGTCCGGCTGCAACTGCATGCCCTGAGTTCACAACAGATTATTGCCGGCCTGGAAGCCAATCAACTGGATATCGGCCTGACCTATCTGGCCCAGGCCGATATGGCCGGTTATCGGGTCTGGCCCCTGGGAACGCCCCAGGTGGGACTGCTGTATCACCCCGATTATTTTACTCCGGAATCCACTCACACCCCTGACGGCAACCGACTAAGCTGGGAGGCACTGACCACCCTGCCCCTGGGGCTGCTGAGTGACTCCATGCGCTTCCGTCAGGGCCTGGAACACAGCGCAAAACTCAAAGGCATGGAACTGTCACCGGTACTGGAATCGGATTCCGTGGAGCACCTTCTGGAAGGCACCAGCAATGGTCTGTGCTGCACTCTGGTGCCGCTGCCGGCGCCGCGCTCGGCATCAGCCACCGGACTGCGTACAGTGGCCATGGAAGATACCCTGCCGCAATCGACACTGGCACTGGTCTGCCAGAACAGCCAGTACAGCAACAACCCCCTGGTGCAGGCGTTGATACAGCGCATGACCTGCAATAATTGA